In Silene latifolia isolate original U9 population chromosome 3, ASM4854445v1, whole genome shotgun sequence, a single window of DNA contains:
- the LOC141646018 gene encoding uncharacterized protein LOC141646018, whose product MAISSTPSTTSLGKDSWLRSVMDKCILKDDGSNFLEWEFNIKSVALTDNVLTYLTEAPPIEPGPRASSVVRTAYDDHVRMSNDIKNVLIWSMSPKLKLSCISLNACEISTRMITMFSQTPKVRQYDAAARFFEAKLERGQKAGPHVLKMVEYVDILERLGCNIPKTLVVDRILHSLPTKFAHFRLKYNMNGMDKSYHEIHALLTQAERDMEASGSEKGDVLTMKLKNMSLGVKKGRGKKKSQFKKSSKKHDKGKGKAIENGNPKAKSAKLSEAKCFHCNGKGHYRRSCPKYLEDLKEGRVMPIGFKGRASTSKR is encoded by the exons atggcaatttcatcaactccatcgactacttcactaggcaaagattcatggctaaggtccgtaatggacaaatgtatcttaaaagatgacggtagtaactttcttgaatgggaattcaacatcaaaagtgtcgcgttaaccgacaatgtgctcacttacttgaccgaagctcctcccatcgagcccggtccaagggcttcatcggtagtgcggaccgcctatgatgaccatgtgaggatgtcgaatgatatcaaaaatgtgttgatatggtcgatgtccccaaagctcaagctatcatgcatttctttaaatgcgtgcGAGATATCcactcgtatgattactatgttttcacaaacacctaaagtccgtcaatacgatgcggcggcacgcttctttgaagctaagcttgagaggggccaaaaggctggtccccatgtactcaaaatggtcgaatatgtcgacatcctagagcgtctaggatgtaacattcctaagactcttgtggtggatcgaatcctccactcacttcccaccaagtttgcccactttaggttAAAgtacaacatgaatggcatggataagagttatcatgaaattcatgcactcctcacccaagcggagagggatatggaagctagtgggagtgaaaaaggggatgttctaaccatgaagttaaagaacatgtcccttggagttaagaaaggaagaGGGAAGAAAAAGTctcaattcaagaaatcgtcaaagaaacatgacaagggaaaggggaaggccatTGAGAATGgaaatcccaaggcaaaaagtgccaaactctccgaggccaaatgtttccattgtaatgggaaggggcattataggaggagttgtcccaaatacttggaggatctcaaggaagggcgtgtgatgcctattg ggtttaagggacgtgcgagcactagcaaaagatga